The genome window CGTCCGAGCGACCGCAGACCAGATTTCGAATGAACTGGAGCGATGGCTCAAGCGTATCGGTCTCGCACTTGGTATCGACCGCACGACGATCGCCCAGGTCGATCCCAACGACGGCCTTCTCTATACGAGTCATCGGTGGGCCCGCGAAGGGGTCACGCCTATGGCCCCACGGACGAAGGCCGACGATACTCTGCCCTGGGTGACGCAGAAACTTCTGGCTGGCGAGACAATTTTATTAGACGACGTCGAGGATGCGCCGCCGGAAGCGGCCAGGGACCTCGAGTACGCACGCTCGGTCGGGATTAAATCGGTGATGATAGTCCCGCTCAGGATCGGAGGAGTCATAATGGGAGCGGTCGGCTTCGACGCGGTCTTCCGCGCGCGGCCCTGGTCGCCGCGAACCTCACGGCGACTGCGCCTCGTCGCGGAGGTATTTGGAAACGCGCTACAGCGCGAGCGCGCGGTAGCTGAAATCAACCGCCTGCAGGACGAGATGCGACAAACCTCGCGTGTGGCGATGACCGGCGAACTCACCGCCTCGCTGGCGCATGAACTGAATCAGCCGCTCGCCGCCATATTGAATAATGCGGAGGCGGCGCGCCAGATGCTCGCGGCAAAGCGGCCGAACCTCGCCGAGGTCAGAGAGGCTATTGACGAGATAATCCAGGACAACTCGCGTGCGGCGGAAACGCTGCGCACCGTTCGCGCCCTGTTCCAGCGCGACCAGATCGAGATGGCCCCGCTGGACCTGCGCCTCGTTCTGCTCGAGGTCGAGCGCATCCTGCGACTCGAAGCCATACGCAGGCAGATCGCACTCCGAATCGACCTTCCGCCCTCGCTCCCGTTAGTGGCAGGAAACCGAACCCAGCTCGTGGAACTGCTGATGAATCTTACCTTCAACGCCTTCGACTCCGTCAGCGAGCATGGTGGCGAGCGGCGCGAGGTCGAGCTGCGGGCGCATCAGCCCGAGGCGCGGCGCGTGAACGTCGCAGTCAGCGATACCGGCGGCGGCATCGACCTCGAGCTGATGCCTCAACTGTTCAAGGCATTCTTCACTACCAAGCCCAAGGGCATGGGAATGGGTCTCGCGATCGCGCGCTCGATCGTCGAAACCCACGGCGGCCGCCTATGGGCGACAAGGAAAGCCGATGGCGGCGCAACGCTGGAATTCGACTTGCCGGTCAAGGGCCATGAAGCGGGGGGACGGCGTCCATAGCAATTCGGCACTCGCAAATTCGCCAGACCGTTGCGCAGGCGTTCTTCAGGGAATCATTCCGCATTCGAACAACTTGTTTGCGATCGGAGCGGCCACTCTGTTGATAAACTCCTGGCGCATCCCGGGATCGTCGTGCAGCATCTGCACCATGTTCTGTTCCATTTGCGGTTTCGGCTGCTGTCTTTGCTGGTACAATTGCTCGCAACTCGACTGCTGGTACTTCTGGATGACCTTGTTTGCAACCCTGTCGAGCATCGGATACTGCTGAGCTCCGGCCGTGCCTGCGTAAAAAAACGTAGCCATCGCCGTTGCCAACACCAAGCGCTTAATCATGTCTTCTCCTTTCCGTTTGTTGCGCATTCGTCGTGGGAACGATTCGCCTGAGCTAAGGTTGAGCTACTCTGAAGGCGACCTGGCCGTCGCTGAAGACCGGTTCATAGTAGGTAGACCCTGAGACGTAGTATGTGGCGCCGTTGACCGTGGTCTGATACGCGGACGGCGGGATCGAAGGCACTGTCGCTCCCATCGGCGGCGACACCACCTGGTAACCGCCGCCCCCCTGCGCGGGAGCCATGAAACTGCCGTTCGAGTAGTAGTAATTGTTCGTCGTCCCCGGGGCATATGCTGGCGCGGCATCCCGTGGCAACGAGGCCATCATCGCGCCTATCGCCATCCCGCCCAGCGCAGCGCCCGCCTCGCTACCACCATTGTTCGAGTTGCTGCCACAGCAGTAATAGGGGTTACCGCCATAATAGGGAGTGCCATAGTTACTGTAGTTGCCGTTGCTGTAGTTGTTTTCGTTGTAGTTATGCTGCGAGCTCTGCATTGAGGTCGCTGTGTTCATCCGGTTGGTGTTGACCTGGTTGGCTTCATTCATCGTGCTCTGATGATTGTACTGTTCCTCGTTCAGCTGATTCTGCTGCATGGTCATCGCAGTCTGCTGCCGCTGCTGCTGCTGCTGTTGCGGATTATAAGAGCTGGAGGAGCTGCTCTGCGTCGAGCCGGAAGAACCGTAAGGATGATAGCTTGACTGTGACTGCGAGCTTCCCGAAGAGCCGTCGGGATGGTACTCCGACTGCGAGCTTCCTGATGAGCCGTAAGGGTGATACTCGGACGACGAGCTGGACCCGTCGGGATGGTACTCCGATTGCGAGCTTCCCGACGAGCCGTACGGATGATAGCTGGAACCCGACTCCGAGCCGCCGTAGGAATGGTAGCCCGACTGCGAGTAGCTATTGGCGTGGCTGATGTTACCCTGGCTGGAACCGTCGCTGCCGCCCCAGCTGCGCGATCCTCCGCCGCCCCCGCCGCCCCAGCTGCGCCCGCCGCCGCCATAACCGCCTCCACCGCCAAATCTTCCGAACGCCGGCGAAGCGCCCGCGACCGCAACCGCGAGCGCCAGCAGGGCGGCACGCGCCAGAGCTTCACCGCGGGTTGGACGAATCGATGGCTTGTTCATGGATGGGGCTCCTTCAGATCGACAAATTTGATCCGTATGGCTTTGTTAGGAATCTGCGGCGTGAAGCGAGAGTCGGGAATCGCCGTCGGGAACTTCCAGTCGGAAATTACGGCCACGTACTCCGGCGCGCCCGGCGTCGAGCGGTAATTAATCACCACTTTGCGCGGTAGCGGCTTGCCCGCATGCTGGATCCAGATCTGCCAGTCGAAGTTGCTCTCGGTAAAAGCAAGGTGATCGCACGCCACGCCGCCCACGTCACCTCGGCCAACGTAGGCGCCGAAGATGACCCGTTTGAAGTTGACGCACGGATCGCTCATCGCCAGGTCCGCGAGCGGAAGCGTAAGGTGGTTGGTCTCGGCGACCCGCTCCATCATCGCGTCGATCGAAGCCGGCACCGCCGTACTCGTGTACATCATTTTCGGCGCATCGAAGACCGTGAGCGTAGTGCCGTCGTACCAGAAACGTTTGGCGCCGAGGTCGCTTTCGAAATCGACGGCCAGAGCGTCGGGCTTGCGCACCCAGTAGTCCGTGGCGCCTGCGAATTGGATCTTGACCGGCGACTGCGGCAGGACCTGCTCGAAGGTCACCTCCGCATGGAACGTGAAGGTCTTGGCGTCCGCCAGCTCAGCGCAGGCGCGCCGCACAATTTGCTCGGCGCGCGGATCGACCCGCGGACCGGCCGCTTGCGGTTCAGCCGCGGTCTTCGATCCGCCGCCTTGTGCGGTCGGCGCCGCCGCGGGTTCGGCCGCGGCCGCGAGATTGACGATCGGGCTCGCGATGGCGAGCAGCCCCACGAGCGCGAACAGCCGTGGAACGGACAATTCGGTTCTCATGCTCGATTGCTCCGTGTCGATTTGCTGCGAGGTCGATTTTCTCCGTGCCGATTTGCTCTTGTGCGACGCTCGCGACGAGGGTCTTATCCCCACCAGCCTCGTCGACGCTTCGGCACACAAGCCTGCGATGCGTGTATAACCTAGCGCGATCGCCTGAAGGTCATAATCGGACTTTGGGCCTATACAGCGGACCCCGCGGAGTTAGGACCAAAGTCCGGCTTTACGGCGGCGCGTCGGATGTGGATTGATCGCGCGACGCCTGTAATTCCGCGCGCCGCGCGCTCGAAGACTATTCGGCCCGCGCGCCGCGGAGTTCCACGCGCGGAAGGCCGTGGACCGGTCACTCAGCCGGCCGCGGCGCTCCGAATCGTTTTCGGGCGGCAGTTGACCGGAGGAGGCGATGAAACCGCGTGGCACGAATCGGTAGAGCCCTTGCGGACCCGCCGGCGGGAATCAGCCGGCGCGATTTCGTGCGAGCGGTGCTGGCTTCCTCGGCCTTGTACGGAATCGGATGCGGTTCGGGCAGCAACTACACGCCGCCCACGCCGCCGCCCCCGGCCTGCGGCTCGCTCGACTGCGCGGTCGTCGGCGCGGGAATCGGAGGCCTTGGCGCCGCGAACGCGCTGATCGCGGCCGGCAAGAACGTGCTGGTGATCGAGGCGCGCAACCGCGTCGGCGGACGGGCGCTCAGCGACAACAGTTTTCCGGCTCCGGTGGACCTGGGCGCGGAGTGGTTTTATTTCGTGACGCCGCTTGCCGGCGGAAGTCCCGGGCAAACCAACAACGCGCTGTTCGATATCGCGGCAGGCCGCAGCCTCGAGGTTCTCACCGACAAGTTCCCGCGCGTCTTCTATGACATAACGCCGCCGCCCATGCCGCTCCAGCCGAGCGACCCCGACGTCATCGC of Candidatus Binataceae bacterium contains these proteins:
- a CDS encoding ATP-binding protein, whose amino-acid sequence is VRATADQISNELERWLKRIGLALGIDRTTIAQVDPNDGLLYTSHRWAREGVTPMAPRTKADDTLPWVTQKLLAGETILLDDVEDAPPEAARDLEYARSVGIKSVMIVPLRIGGVIMGAVGFDAVFRARPWSPRTSRRLRLVAEVFGNALQRERAVAEINRLQDEMRQTSRVAMTGELTASLAHELNQPLAAILNNAEAARQMLAAKRPNLAEVREAIDEIIQDNSRAAETLRTVRALFQRDQIEMAPLDLRLVLLEVERILRLEAIRRQIALRIDLPPSLPLVAGNRTQLVELLMNLTFNAFDSVSEHGGERREVELRAHQPEARRVNVAVSDTGGGIDLELMPQLFKAFFTTKPKGMGMGLAIARSIVETHGGRLWATRKADGGATLEFDLPVKGHEAGGRRP
- a CDS encoding DUF6515 family protein; translated protein: MNKPSIRPTRGEALARAALLALAVAVAGASPAFGRFGGGGGYGGGGRSWGGGGGGGSRSWGGSDGSSQGNISHANSYSQSGYHSYGGSESGSSYHPYGSSGSSQSEYHPDGSSSSSEYHPYGSSGSSQSEYHPDGSSGSSQSQSSYHPYGSSGSTQSSSSSSYNPQQQQQQRQQTAMTMQQNQLNEEQYNHQSTMNEANQVNTNRMNTATSMQSSQHNYNENNYSNGNYSNYGTPYYGGNPYYCCGSNSNNGGSEAGAALGGMAIGAMMASLPRDAAPAYAPGTTNNYYYSNGSFMAPAQGGGGYQVVSPPMGATVPSIPPSAYQTTVNGATYYVSGSTYYEPVFSDGQVAFRVAQP
- a CDS encoding DUF2092 domain-containing protein, with product MRTELSVPRLFALVGLLAIASPIVNLAAAAEPAAAPTAQGGGSKTAAEPQAAGPRVDPRAEQIVRRACAELADAKTFTFHAEVTFEQVLPQSPVKIQFAGATDYWVRKPDALAVDFESDLGAKRFWYDGTTLTVFDAPKMMYTSTAVPASIDAMMERVAETNHLTLPLADLAMSDPCVNFKRVIFGAYVGRGDVGGVACDHLAFTESNFDWQIWIQHAGKPLPRKVVINYRSTPGAPEYVAVISDWKFPTAIPDSRFTPQIPNKAIRIKFVDLKEPHP